In Ruania zhangjianzhongii, the following proteins share a genomic window:
- a CDS encoding carbohydrate ABC transporter permease: MAATPLTETERPRRRSSTSGGRSPWFHVLMIPFTLAWVAPMVFVLIVSLRPFEDLIARGLTALPVELSLEGFTTALSSGGIGGALRNSLIVTAVAVVLSLFLASLAAFALSRYRIPGRLAILLVMLAGNLLPPQILLIPIAKIAQALGIYDSLVALIVVQVGFGLGFYTFVLHGFMRALPNEVFEAAVIDGAGPARIYAQVVLPLTRPALAALTALATTWIFNDLIFAMTVLRTETKFPITAALLNLQGGFVSQWNVVAAGSIIAAIPTAIVFFIFQKQFVSGLLVGTNK; this comes from the coding sequence ATGGCTGCCACACCGCTGACCGAGACGGAACGCCCCCGCCGCCGCTCGTCCACGTCCGGCGGACGGTCCCCGTGGTTCCACGTCCTGATGATCCCGTTCACCCTGGCCTGGGTGGCACCGATGGTGTTCGTGCTGATCGTCTCGCTGCGGCCGTTCGAGGACCTGATCGCCCGCGGGCTGACCGCGTTGCCGGTCGAACTGAGCCTGGAGGGCTTCACCACCGCCTTGTCCTCCGGCGGCATCGGCGGCGCGCTGCGTAACTCCCTGATCGTCACCGCCGTGGCAGTGGTGCTGTCGTTGTTCCTGGCCTCGCTCGCTGCGTTCGCGCTCAGCCGGTACCGGATCCCGGGCCGACTGGCGATCCTGCTAGTGATGCTGGCCGGGAACCTGCTGCCACCGCAGATCCTGCTCATCCCGATCGCGAAGATCGCCCAGGCGCTGGGCATCTACGACTCCCTGGTGGCGCTGATCGTGGTGCAGGTCGGCTTCGGGCTGGGCTTCTACACGTTCGTGTTGCACGGGTTCATGCGCGCCCTGCCGAACGAGGTGTTCGAGGCAGCCGTGATCGACGGCGCCGGCCCGGCGCGCATCTACGCCCAGGTGGTGCTGCCGCTGACCCGCCCGGCGCTGGCGGCGCTCACCGCGCTGGCCACCACCTGGATCTTCAACGACCTGATCTTCGCAATGACCGTGCTGCGCACCGAGACGAAGTTCCCGATCACCGCCGCGCTGCTGAACCTGCAGGGCGGGTTCGTCAGCCAGTGGAACGTGGTGGCGGCCGGGTCGATCATCGCAGCCATCCCGACGGCGATCGTGTTCTTCATCTTCCAGAAGCAGTTCGTCTCCGGGCTGCTAGTGGGTACGAACAAGTAG
- a CDS encoding cellulase-like family protein, whose product MTYTPVPIPDHLPEKLTITLWDFSWYVRTGAGEPFEDLDAAFAQAKERGYNTIRICAMPYLLFGSGLDTSALELGPMGGEVGQRMRWYDVQAPATIDARAHLLELFRAAARQDMFVIVSSWEYQQSPAFAATDDWYRALHAVEAQDRAVELARSLARLVDFLAEHHLDDRVAFVELHNEVQIGHLTAGLGARGAGAVPLLTDRLERGLAEFHRLCPQMPVTVNYAEVPVAAMSAIPESVDVLIFHPYIYGVLQALIDTYGLRGSPEDFAQEAARADLLRAGAPDLADWALPAEHAWRLEASIIAKPEMYVHDWCDPAAFDRWLYEHYGSWREEMATTLTLWLEVAADVARDRGVPLAFGEGWVGYTPLHGTFEEGPVGAQICRRAVAESARVGAWGTIVCSNAAPQHPMWADVALQVECNDLFTRRTAAAPPA is encoded by the coding sequence ATGACCTACACCCCGGTCCCCATTCCCGACCACCTGCCGGAGAAGCTGACCATCACCCTGTGGGACTTCTCCTGGTACGTGCGCACCGGGGCGGGTGAACCGTTCGAGGACCTGGACGCCGCCTTCGCCCAGGCCAAGGAGCGCGGCTACAACACGATCCGGATCTGCGCGATGCCGTACCTGCTGTTCGGCTCCGGGCTGGACACCTCCGCACTGGAGCTCGGTCCGATGGGTGGAGAGGTGGGGCAGCGGATGCGCTGGTACGACGTGCAGGCCCCCGCCACGATCGATGCTCGCGCGCACCTGCTGGAGCTGTTCCGGGCGGCGGCGCGGCAGGACATGTTCGTGATCGTCTCCTCCTGGGAGTACCAGCAGAGCCCGGCGTTCGCCGCCACCGACGACTGGTACCGGGCGCTGCACGCGGTCGAGGCGCAGGACCGGGCGGTGGAGCTGGCCCGATCGCTGGCCCGCCTGGTGGACTTCCTGGCCGAGCATCACCTGGACGACCGGGTGGCGTTCGTGGAGCTGCACAACGAGGTGCAGATCGGGCACCTGACCGCTGGTCTCGGGGCTCGCGGAGCCGGCGCGGTGCCACTGCTCACCGACCGGCTGGAGCGGGGGCTGGCCGAGTTCCACCGGCTGTGCCCGCAGATGCCGGTCACGGTGAACTACGCCGAGGTGCCGGTCGCGGCGATGAGCGCGATCCCAGAAAGCGTGGACGTGCTGATCTTCCACCCCTACATCTACGGGGTGCTGCAGGCGCTGATCGACACCTACGGGCTGCGCGGGTCGCCCGAGGACTTCGCCCAGGAAGCCGCCCGGGCGGACCTGCTGCGCGCCGGGGCACCGGACCTGGCCGACTGGGCGCTGCCGGCCGAGCACGCCTGGCGGCTGGAAGCCTCGATCATCGCGAAACCGGAGATGTACGTGCACGACTGGTGCGACCCGGCCGCATTCGACCGATGGCTGTACGAGCACTACGGCAGCTGGCGGGAGGAGATGGCCACCACGCTGACCCTGTGGCTGGAGGTCGCCGCCGACGTCGCCCGCGACCGCGGCGTGCCGCTGGCCTTCGGCGAGGGCTGGGTGGGCTACACCCCGCTGCACGGCACCTTCGAAGAAGGCCCGGTCGGGGCACAGATCTGCCGCCGAGCCGTGGCCGAGTCCGCGCGTGTCGGCGCCTGGGGCACGATCGTGTGCTCCAACGCCGCACCGCAACACCCGATGTGGGCCGATGTGGCTCTACAGGTCGAGTGCAACGACCTGTTCACCCGACGGACAGCAGCAGCACCACCGGCCTGA
- a CDS encoding ABC transporter substrate-binding protein, translated as MSTYQLSRRSLLTGAAGLGAAGLLTSCVGAGGSEDATTEASTEPPPTGDPEGPVTLQNSQSDPAPKEAVEQIVADYDGDVTLNTVALEQFRAQLSTYLTSATPPDVLSWYAGAVARDYAAEGLLMDVSDLWTGDGACANFSDALKNLSSAEDGTQIFVPTNYYWWSVFYKKSAFEDWGVSAPETWEDFLALCEDLKGQGVNPLANGIGSTPWMASGWFDYLNLRINGAAYHRELLSGEHAFTDEQVTAVLEEYATLIPYFDPNMASYSHQEAVTPMAQNESAMYLVGAFVTQFFPEDQREDLDFFSVPAINPDVPTAEEAPTDGYFASSGSQNPAGAKALLSYLASPEAQQTFIEVSQSSNLPTSPDVDTSAFSPLVQKGIELLNNTEEITQFFNRDSSDALQTTADDALTRFLADPSDIPAIQEGWQAAAERVWDSEQ; from the coding sequence ATGTCCACTTACCAGCTTTCCCGCCGTTCCCTGCTTACCGGTGCCGCCGGCCTGGGTGCCGCGGGTCTCCTGACCAGTTGCGTCGGTGCCGGTGGATCCGAGGACGCCACCACCGAGGCCAGCACCGAGCCACCACCCACCGGTGACCCGGAGGGCCCGGTCACGCTGCAGAACTCCCAGTCCGACCCGGCCCCGAAGGAGGCCGTGGAGCAGATCGTTGCCGACTACGACGGCGACGTCACCCTGAACACGGTGGCGCTGGAGCAGTTCCGCGCCCAGCTGTCCACCTACCTCACCTCCGCGACCCCGCCGGACGTGCTCTCCTGGTACGCCGGCGCGGTCGCCCGGGACTATGCCGCCGAGGGCTTGCTGATGGACGTCTCCGACCTGTGGACCGGCGACGGCGCGTGCGCGAACTTCTCCGACGCGCTGAAGAACCTCTCCAGCGCCGAGGACGGCACACAGATCTTCGTGCCGACGAACTACTACTGGTGGTCGGTGTTCTACAAGAAGTCCGCGTTCGAGGACTGGGGGGTGAGTGCCCCGGAGACCTGGGAGGACTTCCTCGCCCTGTGCGAGGATCTCAAGGGCCAGGGCGTGAACCCGCTGGCGAACGGTATCGGCTCCACGCCGTGGATGGCCTCCGGCTGGTTCGACTATCTGAACCTGCGGATCAACGGCGCCGCGTACCACCGGGAGCTGCTCTCCGGAGAGCATGCGTTCACCGACGAGCAGGTCACCGCTGTGCTGGAGGAGTACGCCACGCTGATTCCTTACTTCGACCCGAACATGGCGAGCTACTCCCACCAGGAGGCGGTCACCCCGATGGCACAGAACGAGTCCGCCATGTACCTGGTCGGGGCGTTCGTGACGCAGTTCTTCCCGGAGGACCAGCGCGAGGATCTGGACTTCTTCTCCGTGCCGGCGATCAACCCCGATGTACCCACTGCGGAGGAGGCGCCCACGGACGGCTACTTCGCCTCCTCCGGGTCGCAGAACCCCGCCGGGGCGAAGGCGCTGCTGAGCTACCTGGCCTCGCCCGAGGCGCAGCAGACGTTCATCGAGGTGTCCCAGTCCTCCAACCTGCCCACCAGCCCGGACGTGGACACCTCCGCGTTCTCCCCGCTGGTGCAGAAGGGCATCGAGCTGCTGAACAACACCGAGGAGATCACCCAGTTCTTCAACCGGGACTCCTCCGATGCGCTGCAGACCACCGCAGACGATGCCCTCACCCGGTTCCTCGCCGACCCGTCCGACATCCCGGCCATCCAGGAGGGCTGGCAGGCGGCCGCCGAGCGGGTCTGGGACTCCGAGCAGTGA
- a CDS encoding DUF5107 domain-containing protein has product MLTDESRGHLDPVTLPPRPADQAEQAVAVWRGRLILPSYLPEDPSTLPAYLDQRVYQGSSGRIYPLPFHERIAAHPTPHPWDAVHLENEWLRVVVLPELGGRIHSVIDRASGTDLFYGNPVIKPALVGLAGPWLAGGIEMNWPQHHRPATFLPTDAHIETHDDGAVTVWCSDHDPFERMKGMHGVHLAPGSAALELRVRLYNRTPLTQTFLWWANVAARVHTDYQAFFPEDTAMIADHAKRAVCAYPVADRPYYDVDYPARRARTFTSAAGEQVTGDRLDWWENIIVPTSYMVTHTDHDFFGGYDHRTGVGFVHVADRRISVGKKLWTWGNSAFGRAWEANLADDASAYVELMAGVYTDNQPDFAFLAPGETKVFSQRWFPIRSIGPVQEATEEAALAVNRTATGLHLGLVTTRRHEDLEVLVLPDGAAQPGLQRSGALRSPGQEEVLAAWSGPAAPDQPVRWDADLPAGLRDLRIEVRSAGRTLLVSHLSAANEPAPAAELQPAREPAPPAEVNTVAELVDIAGHLVQYRHATRSPEPYWAEALRRDPENSGAHTAVGIRRLRQGRPDEAAEHLGRAVAAATAYHPTPADMTAHYHLALALTAIGDRSAAHDLLGRASWDRRWRAPAGYQMARLDAAAGRDLAARHRLVDVLRTEPEHLQALTLAALVERRLGQGETATELLQRTSALDPLHWWTRHAAGEQLDCDAQTCLDVAGEYAAIGDLTAALAVLDRADEQETRLARGQSAAGPLIALHRADLLARSGDADAEQRALAAAQAADPRWCFPGRASDAAMLERTVARHGDHSLAWALLGHWRYAVGRENEAIDAWRAADAHGSDAVVSRNLGLAAVNVTGDLELARRHYDRALALDRQNARLRFESDQLDRRRGVSLTDRLAALHQAGDRVAERDDLTVTEVGLLVSAGEPERAQQRIRTRVFQPWEGGEGEVLRTWERTCVALARRARAAGDAATATAQLTQAIHPPASLGEARHPLASTARLQLLLGDAHSLAGAAAQAELAWRDAAERVGDFRTMSAARHSENTYFSVLALRRLGAIDRAEALRVDLEAFVTELVGTEPRIDYFATSLPQLLLFPPDLRQVRDQQVLFLRAQLDTLRGDASAARTRLAELLAAVPDHADAHDLLAELEEKR; this is encoded by the coding sequence ATGCTCACCGACGAGTCGCGCGGACACCTCGACCCGGTCACGCTGCCGCCCCGGCCCGCCGACCAGGCCGAGCAGGCGGTCGCCGTCTGGCGCGGGCGGCTTATCCTGCCGAGCTACCTGCCCGAGGACCCGTCCACCCTCCCGGCCTACCTGGATCAGCGCGTCTACCAGGGCTCGTCCGGGCGGATCTACCCGCTGCCGTTCCATGAGCGGATCGCCGCCCACCCCACACCGCACCCCTGGGACGCGGTCCACCTGGAGAACGAGTGGCTGCGGGTGGTGGTGCTGCCCGAGCTGGGCGGGCGGATCCACTCGGTGATCGACCGCGCCTCCGGCACCGACCTGTTCTACGGCAACCCGGTGATCAAACCCGCCCTGGTGGGCCTGGCCGGGCCCTGGCTGGCCGGCGGGATCGAGATGAACTGGCCGCAGCACCACCGCCCGGCCACGTTCCTGCCCACCGACGCCCACATCGAGACCCACGACGACGGGGCGGTCACGGTGTGGTGCTCCGACCACGACCCGTTCGAACGGATGAAGGGCATGCACGGGGTCCACCTGGCCCCGGGATCGGCGGCTCTGGAGCTGCGGGTCCGGCTGTACAACCGCACCCCGCTGACCCAGACGTTCCTGTGGTGGGCGAACGTGGCGGCCCGGGTGCACACCGACTACCAGGCGTTCTTCCCCGAGGACACCGCGATGATCGCCGACCATGCGAAGCGCGCGGTCTGCGCCTACCCGGTGGCCGACCGGCCCTACTACGACGTGGACTACCCGGCCCGCCGGGCCCGCACGTTCACCTCGGCGGCCGGGGAGCAGGTCACCGGGGACCGGCTGGACTGGTGGGAGAACATCATCGTGCCCACCTCGTACATGGTCACCCACACCGACCACGACTTCTTCGGCGGCTACGACCACCGCACCGGCGTGGGGTTCGTGCACGTGGCCGACCGGCGGATCTCGGTCGGCAAGAAGCTGTGGACCTGGGGGAACTCGGCTTTCGGCCGCGCCTGGGAGGCGAACCTGGCCGACGATGCCTCCGCCTATGTGGAGCTGATGGCCGGTGTCTACACCGACAACCAGCCGGATTTCGCCTTCCTCGCCCCCGGGGAGACGAAGGTGTTCAGCCAGCGCTGGTTCCCGATCCGGAGCATCGGACCGGTCCAGGAGGCCACCGAGGAGGCGGCCCTGGCCGTCAATCGCACCGCCACCGGTCTGCACCTCGGGCTGGTCACCACGCGCCGGCACGAGGACCTCGAGGTGCTCGTCCTGCCCGACGGCGCAGCTCAGCCGGGTCTGCAGCGTTCCGGTGCGCTCCGCTCGCCTGGGCAGGAGGAGGTGCTCGCCGCCTGGTCCGGACCGGCCGCTCCGGACCAACCGGTCCGTTGGGACGCCGACCTCCCTGCCGGCCTCCGGGACCTGAGGATCGAGGTGCGCAGCGCCGGCCGGACGCTGCTGGTCAGCCACCTGTCCGCTGCGAACGAGCCCGCCCCGGCCGCCGAGCTGCAGCCGGCCCGCGAGCCTGCGCCGCCGGCCGAGGTGAACACGGTCGCCGAGCTGGTGGACATCGCCGGACACCTGGTGCAGTACCGGCACGCCACCCGCTCCCCGGAGCCGTACTGGGCTGAAGCGCTGCGCCGGGACCCGGAGAACTCGGGGGCGCACACCGCGGTCGGCATCCGCCGGCTGCGGCAGGGCCGGCCGGATGAGGCCGCCGAGCACCTCGGCCGTGCCGTCGCTGCCGCCACTGCCTATCACCCCACCCCGGCGGATATGACCGCGCACTACCACCTCGCCCTGGCCCTGACCGCGATCGGTGACCGGTCCGCGGCCCACGACCTGCTCGGCCGCGCCTCCTGGGACCGGCGCTGGCGGGCCCCCGCGGGTTATCAGATGGCCCGGCTGGATGCTGCTGCCGGGCGGGACCTGGCCGCCCGGCACCGGCTGGTGGATGTACTGCGCACCGAACCGGAGCATCTGCAGGCTCTGACCCTGGCCGCCCTGGTCGAGCGCCGGCTCGGCCAGGGCGAAACGGCCACCGAGCTGCTGCAGCGCACGTCGGCTCTCGACCCGCTGCACTGGTGGACTCGGCATGCCGCCGGTGAGCAGCTCGACTGCGATGCGCAGACCTGCCTGGACGTGGCAGGCGAGTACGCCGCCATCGGTGACCTCACAGCGGCACTGGCGGTGCTCGACCGCGCGGACGAGCAGGAAACCCGCCTCGCCCGCGGGCAGAGCGCCGCCGGCCCGTTGATCGCGTTGCACCGGGCGGACCTGCTCGCCCGGTCCGGGGACGCCGACGCCGAGCAGCGCGCCCTGGCCGCCGCGCAGGCCGCGGACCCCCGCTGGTGCTTCCCCGGCCGAGCCAGCGACGCCGCCATGCTGGAGCGCACGGTGGCCCGCCACGGCGACCACAGCCTCGCCTGGGCGCTGCTGGGGCACTGGCGCTACGCCGTCGGCCGGGAGAACGAGGCGATCGACGCCTGGCGAGCGGCGGACGCCCACGGGAGCGACGCCGTCGTGAGCCGGAACCTGGGCCTGGCGGCAGTGAACGTGACCGGTGACCTGGAGCTCGCCCGCCGGCACTACGACCGCGCCCTGGCTCTGGATCGCCAGAATGCGCGGCTGCGGTTCGAGTCCGACCAGCTGGACCGGCGCCGCGGGGTCAGCCTGACCGACCGGTTGGCTGCGTTGCACCAGGCCGGGGACCGGGTGGCCGAGCGGGACGACCTGACGGTCACCGAGGTGGGGCTGCTGGTCAGCGCCGGTGAGCCGGAGCGTGCCCAGCAGCGGATCCGCACTCGCGTGTTCCAGCCCTGGGAGGGTGGCGAGGGTGAGGTGCTGCGCACCTGGGAGCGCACGTGTGTGGCCCTGGCCCGCCGCGCTCGGGCCGCCGGGGATGCAGCCACGGCGACGGCGCAGCTCACCCAGGCGATCCACCCCCCTGCCTCGCTCGGGGAGGCCAGACATCCGCTCGCCTCCACCGCCCGGTTGCAGCTGTTGCTCGGGGACGCCCATTCCCTGGCCGGCGCAGCTGCGCAGGCGGAGCTGGCCTGGCGCGATGCCGCCGAGCGGGTGGGTGACTTCCGAACGATGAGCGCCGCCCGGCACAGCGAGAACACCTACTTCAGCGTGCTCGCGCTGCGCCGCCTCGGGGCCATCGACCGCGCCGAGGCGCTGCGGGTGGACCTTGAGGCGTTCGTGACCGAGCTGGTCGGTACCGAGCCGCGGATCGACTACTTCGCCACCTCGCTGCCGCAGCTACTGCTGTTCCCGCCGGACCTGAGGCAGGTGCGGGACCAGCAGGTGCTGTTCCTGCGCGCCCAGCTGGACACCCTTCGCGGGGATGCGTCCGCGGCTCGGACCCGGTTGGCCGAGCTGCTCGCCGCGGTGCCCGACCATGCCGATGCCCATGACCTGCTCGCCGAGCTGGAGGAGAAGCGATGA
- a CDS encoding carbohydrate ABC transporter permease, with product MTTAAPAVPAQRGPAARWWAGVRRVPVVVWLFLLLPVVVEAFWVFWPAMNSFSLSLTRWNGIGAAEPVGLQNYSDLAADPIFRTAATNNVIWVIGFGGLSVIIGLVMAVLLNRPGRGIGLYRAAIYLPMVFSLTVTGMFWRVLYSPDGPVNASLGLLGLDSWQRQWLADPDVALYAVLVAAVWRQVGYIMVLYLAGLKGVDPSLEEAAAVDGANRWQRFTRIVFPQLRGVNAVVFAVTVIDSLRTFDIVWAMTRGGPYNSTQLLSTYMFEQGFTLVNLGYGSAIAVVIFLLAILFIITYLVRSAREEN from the coding sequence GTGACCACCGCCGCCCCGGCGGTACCAGCCCAGCGCGGCCCGGCGGCCCGCTGGTGGGCCGGCGTGCGCCGGGTGCCGGTGGTGGTGTGGCTGTTCCTGCTGCTGCCGGTGGTGGTGGAGGCGTTCTGGGTGTTCTGGCCCGCGATGAACTCCTTCTCCCTGTCCCTGACCCGGTGGAACGGGATCGGGGCCGCCGAACCGGTCGGCCTGCAGAACTACTCCGATCTGGCTGCCGACCCGATCTTCCGGACCGCGGCGACCAACAACGTGATCTGGGTGATCGGGTTCGGTGGGCTGAGCGTGATCATCGGGCTGGTCATGGCAGTGCTGCTGAACCGGCCAGGGCGCGGTATCGGCCTGTACCGAGCGGCGATCTACTTGCCGATGGTGTTCTCCCTGACCGTGACCGGCATGTTCTGGCGCGTCCTCTACTCCCCGGACGGTCCGGTGAACGCCTCTCTCGGCCTGCTCGGCCTGGACAGCTGGCAGCGGCAGTGGCTGGCGGACCCGGACGTCGCGTTGTACGCAGTGCTGGTGGCAGCGGTGTGGCGCCAGGTCGGCTACATCATGGTGCTCTACCTGGCCGGGCTGAAAGGGGTCGACCCGTCCCTGGAGGAGGCAGCCGCCGTGGACGGGGCGAACCGGTGGCAGCGGTTCACCAGGATCGTCTTCCCGCAGCTGCGCGGGGTGAACGCGGTGGTGTTCGCGGTGACCGTGATCGACTCGCTGCGCACCTTCGACATCGTCTGGGCAATGACCCGCGGTGGCCCGTACAACTCCACCCAGCTGCTGTCCACCTACATGTTCGAGCAGGGTTTCACGCTGGTGAACCTCGGCTACGGCTCGGCGATCGCCGTGGTGATCTTCCTGCTCGCGATCCTGTTCATCATCACCTACCTGGTGCGCTCGGCACGGGAGGAGAACTGA
- a CDS encoding 5-oxoprolinase subunit PxpA, producing MTSAPTVLDLNADLGEGIGDDAAMLTVVTSANVACGGHAGDAGSMRSVCAQAAAAGVRIGAHPSYWDRESFGRNPQEIDEHTLTEQLRTQVSTLIQAATAVGAAVTYLKPHGALYHAAAREPAHARAVVQVAAEVGCAVVGPPGGLMLRLAEARGLLAYPEGFADRGYAVTGALLPRSEPGAVITDPDEVAARVAQLVRTGTMTAADGTSVSLPVRTLCVHGDTPGAVGLARRVRAALEDARLAPRAFT from the coding sequence GTGACCTCGGCACCCACCGTCCTGGACCTGAACGCCGATCTCGGTGAAGGCATCGGCGACGACGCCGCCATGCTCACCGTGGTCACCAGCGCCAACGTCGCCTGTGGCGGACACGCCGGCGACGCCGGCTCGATGCGCTCCGTGTGCGCTCAGGCAGCGGCGGCCGGCGTACGGATCGGCGCACATCCCTCCTACTGGGACCGGGAGAGCTTCGGCCGCAACCCACAGGAGATCGACGAGCACACTCTCACCGAGCAGCTGCGCACCCAGGTGAGCACACTGATCCAGGCAGCGACCGCCGTCGGGGCGGCTGTGACCTACCTGAAGCCGCACGGCGCGCTGTACCACGCGGCTGCTCGCGAACCCGCGCACGCCCGGGCCGTGGTGCAGGTCGCGGCCGAGGTGGGCTGCGCCGTCGTCGGACCTCCCGGTGGCTTGATGCTCCGGCTGGCCGAAGCCCGCGGCCTGCTCGCCTACCCGGAGGGATTTGCGGACCGCGGCTACGCCGTGACCGGCGCGCTGCTGCCACGATCCGAGCCGGGTGCGGTGATCACCGATCCGGACGAGGTGGCCGCCCGGGTCGCCCAGCTTGTTCGCACCGGCACGATGACAGCGGCGGACGGCACCTCGGTGTCGCTCCCCGTGCGCACGCTCTGCGTGCACGGTGACACCCCGGGAGCCGTTGGCCTCGCCCGCCGGGTGCGCGCCGCACTCGAGGATGCCCGGCTCGCGCCGCGGGCGTTCACATGA
- a CDS encoding aspartate transaminase encodes MAIHLADRVTRIKESPSTAATQRVRDLRAEGVDVLSLTVGEPDFDTPDFVKAAAEQAIRSGDTKYTAVNGTPALQQAILDRVEARIGLRYSRGELAVGGGGKQVIFLALMATVQQGAEVIIPAPYWVSYPDMVAANDGTPVVVATSEADGFLLTAEALAEAITPRTTWLILNSPGNPTGAVYGHAELEALAAVLRAHPQVNVLTDEIYDEVSFGAEPVPSLLQVAPDLRDRVLLVNGVSKTYAMTGWRLGYGMGPQALVQAMNKMQSQVSTCASSISQAAAAAALSGDQSFVAEANEIYRRRRELVVAGINAIPGLSCTSPDGAFYVYVNCGEVLGKAAPDGRVIDSDEALTLYLLDRARVAVVHGAAFGLSPYFRVSFATSEEVLEASLRQIREALAELS; translated from the coding sequence ATGGCTATTCACCTCGCGGATCGTGTCACCCGGATCAAGGAGTCGCCGAGCACGGCGGCCACGCAGCGGGTGCGGGACCTGCGCGCGGAGGGGGTGGACGTACTCAGCCTCACCGTGGGCGAACCGGACTTCGACACTCCGGACTTCGTGAAGGCAGCAGCGGAGCAGGCGATCCGGTCCGGGGACACCAAGTACACCGCGGTGAACGGCACACCGGCCCTGCAGCAGGCGATCCTGGACCGGGTCGAAGCGCGGATCGGGCTGCGCTACTCCCGCGGTGAGCTCGCCGTGGGCGGGGGCGGTAAGCAGGTGATCTTCCTGGCACTGATGGCTACGGTGCAGCAGGGCGCCGAGGTGATCATCCCGGCGCCGTACTGGGTCTCCTACCCGGACATGGTGGCCGCGAACGACGGCACGCCCGTAGTGGTCGCCACCAGCGAGGCCGACGGTTTCCTGCTCACCGCCGAAGCATTGGCCGAGGCGATCACCCCACGCACCACCTGGCTGATCCTGAACTCCCCGGGCAACCCCACCGGTGCGGTGTACGGCCACGCGGAGCTCGAGGCTCTCGCGGCCGTATTGCGGGCGCATCCGCAGGTGAACGTGCTCACCGACGAGATCTACGACGAGGTCTCCTTCGGTGCGGAACCGGTGCCGAGCCTGCTGCAGGTCGCCCCGGACCTGCGCGATCGGGTGCTGCTGGTCAACGGCGTCTCGAAGACCTACGCGATGACCGGGTGGCGGCTCGGCTATGGCATGGGTCCGCAGGCGTTGGTGCAGGCGATGAACAAGATGCAGTCCCAGGTCTCCACCTGCGCCTCCTCCATCAGCCAGGCGGCGGCTGCTGCGGCACTCTCCGGAGATCAGTCGTTCGTCGCCGAGGCGAACGAGATCTACCGGCGCCGGCGAGAGCTGGTGGTGGCCGGGATCAACGCGATCCCCGGGCTGAGCTGTACTTCTCCGGACGGCGCGTTCTACGTCTACGTCAACTGCGGCGAGGTGCTCGGCAAGGCAGCTCCGGACGGCCGGGTGATCGACTCCGACGAGGCGCTCACCCTCTACTTGCTCGACCGCGCCCGGGTAGCGGTCGTGCACGGTGCGGCATTCGGCCTTTCCCCCTACTTCCGGGTCTCCTTCGCCACCAGCGAAGAGGTGCTGGAGGCATCGCTGCGCCAGATCCGCGAGGCCCTGGCCGAGCTCAGCTGA
- a CDS encoding helix-turn-helix domain-containing protein — protein sequence MTGYLRDGFPGERIRVLPRPLLERALAGGLTGRLLVTDAGYFPHAANHGRRRRHGAREAVVLVCVAGRGRCQLGDSVVEVRPGQALVLAPGRAHLYWADAVDPWTLWWFHATGSDLDDLLTPIVDDDGHGLVPLHDPAPVVHAMEQVMQALERDETAPSLVSASGAAWHALAQIASDQLAGPRDATSPVQRARDYLLENFDQPVRVPELAARVGLSASHFAATFRRATGGGVLEYVKRIRMARARVLLVTSDLTVAEVAHAVGYEDPFYFSRQFRAVSGASPSQFRSASRAERVP from the coding sequence ATGACGGGCTACCTCCGGGACGGATTCCCCGGCGAGCGGATCAGAGTACTGCCGCGACCACTGCTGGAGCGGGCCCTGGCCGGCGGGCTGACCGGCCGGCTCCTGGTCACCGATGCCGGCTACTTCCCGCACGCCGCCAATCACGGGCGCCGCCGGCGGCACGGTGCACGGGAAGCGGTGGTGCTGGTCTGCGTCGCCGGGCGGGGCCGGTGTCAGCTCGGTGATTCGGTGGTCGAGGTGCGGCCCGGGCAGGCACTGGTGCTCGCCCCGGGGCGGGCGCACCTGTACTGGGCCGATGCCGTAGATCCCTGGACGTTGTGGTGGTTCCATGCCACTGGCAGTGATCTGGACGATCTGTTGACGCCGATCGTCGATGACGACGGGCACGGCCTGGTGCCGCTGCACGACCCGGCGCCGGTGGTGCACGCGATGGAACAGGTGATGCAGGCGTTGGAGCGGGACGAGACGGCGCCGTCCCTGGTCAGTGCCAGCGGTGCGGCCTGGCACGCACTGGCCCAGATCGCCTCGGACCAGCTCGCCGGCCCGCGCGATGCGACCTCACCGGTGCAGCGAGCCCGGGACTACCTGCTGGAGAACTTCGACCAGCCGGTGCGGGTGCCTGAGCTCGCGGCCCGGGTGGGACTGTCCGCATCGCACTTCGCGGCCACCTTTCGCAGGGCCACCGGCGGCGGGGTGCTGGAGTATGTGAAGCGGATCCGGATGGCCCGGGCCCGGGTGCTGCTGGTGACCAGCGACCTGACCGTGGCCGAGGTCGCCCACGCCGTGGGCTACGAGGACCCGTTCTATTTCTCCCGGCAGTTCCGGGCGGTCTCCGGGGCGAGCCCGTCGCAGTTCCGGAGCGCGTCGCGGGCCGAGCGGGTGCCGTGA